Proteins co-encoded in one Saprospira grandis genomic window:
- a CDS encoding peroxiredoxin family protein, translating to MRYTILASLFSFLILMACQSEQGPLAPIKDKSLERGAWRGLLRLNDSLELPFELAYDGQSWEIINGEERILLQVDSLGPDSMRWTLPAFGTYFNIKQLNRHQLRGEWVNSQKEDYRLPFRAEGGQAFRFGPKTAAQSSLAKKWAVQFSPQDSANSYPGVALFELDPQTSILKGSFMTETGDYRYLAGEFKRERLQLSAFDGAHAFLFTAQRQGDGSLWGQFYSGKHWSTYWRAQPNPKAQLRPMDSLSFLKEGYEKISFSFPNSQGDSLSLADERFEGKVVIVQIMGSWCPNCMDESRLLEEYYRRYRKEGLEVIALSYELPKDMDNFKQIEKRLRTDLGISYPMVLAGPADKKAAAKSLPMLNHILSFPTAIIIDRQGNVRKIHTGFNGPGTGDYYEEYREELAQLIEQLLVEQ from the coding sequence ATGCGCTATACTATATTAGCTAGTCTATTTTCTTTCTTGATTTTAATGGCTTGTCAATCGGAACAAGGGCCATTGGCCCCTATTAAAGACAAAAGTTTAGAGCGAGGAGCTTGGCGGGGGCTTTTGCGCCTCAATGACAGTTTGGAACTCCCCTTTGAGTTGGCTTATGATGGGCAGTCTTGGGAAATCATCAATGGAGAGGAGCGGATTCTCTTGCAAGTAGATTCCTTAGGGCCAGACAGTATGCGTTGGACCCTGCCTGCTTTTGGGACCTACTTCAACATCAAGCAATTGAATAGGCATCAATTGCGGGGAGAGTGGGTAAACAGCCAGAAAGAAGACTATCGTCTTCCGTTTAGGGCCGAAGGCGGCCAAGCTTTTCGCTTTGGACCAAAAACAGCAGCCCAAAGCAGCTTAGCTAAAAAGTGGGCCGTACAGTTTTCTCCTCAAGACAGTGCCAATAGCTATCCTGGAGTAGCCTTATTTGAGCTCGACCCTCAAACTTCTATTCTAAAAGGTAGCTTTATGACCGAAACGGGCGACTATCGTTATTTGGCTGGAGAATTTAAGCGCGAGCGCTTGCAACTTTCTGCCTTTGATGGGGCGCATGCCTTCTTATTTACTGCCCAGCGGCAGGGCGATGGCAGTTTATGGGGGCAGTTCTACTCGGGCAAGCATTGGTCTACCTACTGGCGGGCGCAGCCCAACCCCAAGGCCCAGCTCCGCCCCATGGACAGCCTCTCTTTTTTGAAGGAAGGCTATGAGAAAATAAGCTTTAGCTTTCCCAACTCGCAGGGGGATAGTTTAAGTTTGGCAGATGAGCGCTTTGAGGGCAAAGTTGTTATTGTTCAGATTATGGGCAGTTGGTGTCCCAACTGCATGGATGAAAGCCGATTGTTAGAAGAGTACTACAGACGTTATCGGAAAGAGGGCCTAGAAGTCATTGCCCTAAGTTATGAGTTGCCTAAAGATATGGACAACTTCAAGCAAATAGAAAAGCGCTTACGGACGGACTTAGGCATTAGCTACCCTATGGTTTTGGCGGGGCCAGCAGATAAGAAAGCGGCGGCCAAGAGTTTGCCCATGCTCAACCATATCTTATCTTTTCCCACGGCCATTATTATAGATCGTCAGGGGAACGTACGGAAGATCCATACGGGCTTTAATGGTCCTGGAACAGGAGACTACTACGAAGAATATCGAGAAGAATTGGCCCAATTGATTGAGCAGCTATTGGTAGAACAATAA
- a CDS encoding serine hydrolase, translating into MKIMYTLAPLFFLSLFACQKEKHPPFSQVPIYQENLSGFEALKDSLRAICQNPKGQMGIYVYDAQLDKSFSIAGDTLFPLASVYKLPIVASLLAAQEAGKLSLFDSIRLNLEDRRHSGCFMDWDTTGKTNFAPKIEDLALYMMRYSDNCATDALLRQLGGPEFVQAQLKSWMVSDININRYLIEIFIDLANRELPEDQSLWTYSRATQILSTSPWSERKVARRKFLWDRRDQGSPKAFVQLLKGLDQEHWLNANSSQWLRDCLLSCRTGRYFLPEVLPPNRQVAHKTGSLPGIYNDAGWIEREAGQRPIYYAVFLKNAFDKPKKERARIAAAMKQLLAFQALEKTALVFN; encoded by the coding sequence ATGAAAATAATGTATACCCTTGCCCCACTGTTTTTTCTCTCGCTTTTCGCCTGCCAAAAAGAAAAACATCCCCCATTTAGCCAAGTCCCCATCTATCAAGAAAATCTAAGCGGTTTTGAAGCCCTCAAAGATAGCCTAAGGGCCATTTGCCAAAATCCTAAGGGCCAAATGGGCATCTATGTCTATGATGCCCAACTCGATAAAAGTTTCTCGATCGCTGGAGATACTCTTTTCCCCCTCGCTAGTGTCTATAAACTCCCTATTGTGGCTAGTTTGCTAGCCGCCCAAGAGGCCGGCAAACTCTCCCTCTTCGATTCTATTCGCCTCAACCTAGAAGATCGCCGCCACTCAGGCTGTTTTATGGATTGGGATACTACGGGCAAAACCAATTTCGCCCCCAAAATTGAAGATTTGGCCCTCTACATGATGCGATATAGCGATAATTGTGCTACCGATGCCTTGCTCCGCCAATTGGGTGGACCAGAGTTTGTACAGGCCCAACTCAAAAGCTGGATGGTCTCCGATATTAACATTAACCGCTATCTGATCGAGATTTTTATTGATCTAGCTAACCGAGAATTACCCGAGGACCAAAGCCTCTGGACCTATAGCCGAGCTACCCAAATTTTATCCACTTCTCCCTGGTCCGAACGTAAAGTCGCTAGACGTAAATTCCTCTGGGACCGCCGCGACCAAGGCTCCCCAAAAGCTTTTGTCCAACTCCTCAAAGGCCTAGATCAAGAACATTGGCTAAATGCAAACTCTAGCCAATGGCTTAGAGACTGCCTGCTCTCTTGCCGAACCGGCCGCTATTTCCTCCCAGAGGTTCTGCCCCCCAACCGCCAAGTAGCCCATAAAACTGGAAGCCTGCCCGGTATTTATAATGATGCCGGTTGGATAGAAAGAGAAGCCGGCCAACGCCCTATTTATTATGCCGTCTTCCTCAAAAATGCTTTCGATAAACCCAAAAAAGAACGGGCCCGTATTGCCGCAGCTATGAAGCAGTTACTGGCCTTCCAAGCCCTCGAAAAAACAGCCTTGGTTTTTAATTAA